The stretch of DNA TGCGCGCGGCGCGTTCGCTGCTCGCGACGGTGCCGTCCCTCCTCTTCCTCGCGAAGCCGCAGCTCGTCGTATTCACCGCGATCGGATTCGCGTACGGCGCGATCCGCCAGCCCGTGTTCCGGCGCTATGTGCTGTACGGGCTGTTGCTCGCCGGGGCGGTCGTCGCCGTCGCATGGATCGCCGCGCCGCGCGATTGGTCCTCGGCCTGGCTCGAAGACATCCCAGGGCGGCGCACGCTGCGCTCGGCCGTCCTGCCCTCCGCACTGAACCAGCTCATCGGTCCATCCGGGCGCTTCATCGCGTACGTGCTCATCGGCGTGGGCGCGCTTCTCGCGGCACGCTTCCGTCCCGGCAGCGACGCGTCGCTGTCCGCGTGGATCACGCTCTCGAACGCCGGCGCGATCTACCGCTGGTCATACGACCAGGTGCTGCTCTTCGTGCCCGCCGTGATCACCGCCGGCATCCTCACGCGCCGGTCCGAGGGAGCGGGCCGCCGCTTCGCTCTCGCCGCGGCCGGGACGCTGCTCGTCGTTTCGCCGGTGCTGTACGGGATCGCCGTGTTGCGACACGACGAGACATTCAGCGTTCTCGTCCCGCTCGGCTTCTTCATCGCGATCGTGCTGCTGCTCTGGCGCGAGCAGGCCGCTGGCGACCGGACCGTTGCTGCCGCGCAGGCGGTGGCTGCGTGACACCGCTCGACCGTTTCATACAGCGGCTGCGCATCCGTAAGGCGCTGCCACACATCCCCGCTGGCGGGCGGCTGCTCGACATCGGCTGCGCGGACGGCACGCTCATCCGCGCCGCCGCCGGTCGCGTGCGCGATGCCGTGGGCATCGACCCTGATGCGCCGGCCGGGTCGGCGCTCATCCGTGGCAGCTTCCCGCAGGACCTGCACGACAAGGGGCCCTATGACGTCATCGCGCTACTGGCGGTCTTCGAACACGTCCACGATGAAGATCGTCCCGCGTTCGTCGCGGCGTGCCGCGCGCTGCTGCGCCGCGGCGGTCGTGTCGTCGTCACGGTCCCGGCGCCGCTCGTCGACCGGATCGTGGACGTGCTGCGGAGGCTGCACCTGCTGCATGGGATGGACATCGAGGCGCACCACGGCTATCAGCCGGAGCGGACGCCGATGTACTTCGCGGATGCCGGGATGCGGCTCGTGACCCACGAGCGCTTCGAGCTCGGCTTGAATCACCTCTTCGTGTTCGAGCTGCCTGCCGCCACCTGACGCCCGACGTCAGCGGGGCTCGAGGTCGTACGCGACGAGCGTGATCCCGGTCCCGACATCGCCCCAACGGAGGACATCGCCGTCGTTGTCGAGCCTGACGCCCTCAGGCAGCGGCCCTGCGAGCGCGCCGAACACGACGACCGTCGTCGGCGACGCGATCCGGATCTCCTTCGCGGTGCTCGACAGCACTTCCGGATCGGTGCCGTAGAACAGCACGCGGTACTCGGGTAGGTAATAGCGGGCGGTCAGGTACTCCGACTGCGCGATGATCACCGTCGCGGCCGGCGGGAACGTGCCGCGCACGAACGCGATGCGCTGATCGAGCGAGCGGTCGTGGCGCGCGATCGCCGCTGCGGAGAACGGCGCGCCTGAGACCACGAACACTCCGACGTTGAGCGCGACGAGTAGGGCGGCGAAGGCGAGGGCCGCGCGCTGCGCCTTCGCTGCGACCGGGGCGAGAAGCGCAGCGCACGCGACGTACAGACCGGGCAGCACCGACATGAGGTAGCCCGGATCGCCGAGGTGGATCGTGACGTACACGAGCGCGGCCGGCACGACCCATAGCGCGAAGAAGGCCGCGTCCTCCGAGCGCCGTATCCGCGGCCGAAGCCGAACGACGATCCCGGCGACCAGCAGCAACGCGAAGCCAAGGAGACCCCAGAACAGCGCGTACACCGTGAGCAGCGTGTTGCGCACGAGCGCGTCGCCGCCCGCGGCTGGCGAGAGCTCGCTCACACGTGTGGCCTGTCCACCCAGGCTCGCGAGATACGCGGTCAGTCCACCCGACAGCGCCGCGCTCGGGAGGAACCACGCCAGTGCCGCGCCGCCTACCGCGACGATGCACAGAGCGCGCTCGCGCCAGGGCCGCGCCGCGAGCATCCAGAGCCACAGCGGACCGAGCAGCAGCAGTACGTCCTGCCGGAATCCCGCGGCGAGGCCGAGACCCGCTGAGGCGACGAGCGCGGCCGGCCACGGTCGCGCGCGCGCGCCCTGGAGCATCAGAGCGAGCGCGATGCTCAGCAGACCGAGGATCGCGTACGGCATGGCGACCTCGCCGTAGGTCCACGCCAGCGGCGCTGTCGCCGCGCCGAGCGCGACGATGATGGCGACCGCGCGGTCTGCGTATCTGCGACACAGCAGATAGACCGCGGCAGCCGTCAGCGCGGACGCGAGCACGCTGATCACGACGAGCGCCGCATTGCTGTCGCGGGTGAGGAACCTCGCCGCCGCCGCGCTCCCGACGTAGAACAGGTACCCGGGTGGATGCGGCCGCTGATCCGCGAGGTCCGCACCGACATGGAAGCCCTGCTCGAGCGCGCGCGCGTAAAGCACCGAGTCCCAGGCCCAGAGCGTCTGCGCGGCGAAGGGTATGCGAATGACCAGCACCAGCGCAGCCAGCACTATCGCGATCGCGCGGTCGCTCACGCCGGTACGCGCGCGGCGACTGTCTCGGAGACGGTCTTCCGTCTCGCGAACACGAGCACCGCGAGTGCGACGGCCAAAAGCAGCAAGAGTCCGAGAAAGTGCGCCGCGATCTGCGTGATGTCGTCCTGCCGGCCGACCAACTGCATGAGCGACCAGCTGAACCCGAGCGCCGTGATGAGCAACGCGCGGGTCTGCCGGCGTGGCTGGAACAATGCGCGGTGAAGGGTGCTCGCCAGAAGCGGGAGCGCGAAGATGAGGTAGGGAAGCCAAAGCAGACCGAAGGGCGCGAGGTACGGCGCGAACGCGAGGGCGAGATGATGGAAATGAGTCTCGTCCTGGCGATCCCTGCGCGCCGCGAGCCCGCCGACCGTCGCGGTAGCCACGGACACCACCGCCAAGAGGGGGGCGCCCAGTGGCGAGTTAAGGAGCGCGGCGAGGTCCGCGGGCGTCGCTCTCGCGATGAACTCGGCCGCCCAGTGGCTGTCCTTGAACGCGATCAGCATCGCGACGTAGGCCGGAAAGTCGCGCGCGAAGACAAGAGCCGTCGCCAACAGCCCGGCGGCACCAACGGCGAGCGTCCAGGCGACGATGCGGCCGCGTCCGGCAGCGAGGTAGAAGAGGATGAGCGTGAGCGGCAGCAGCTTCGTTCCGATCGCGACTGCGAGAAGCGTCCCCGCGACCGACGGCCGCGCGCGCTGCGACCACGCGAGAAGGCAGAGCGCGAGCGTAAGCACATTCAGATTGCCCAGCGAGATCTCGAGGATCGTCGGCAGGAAGAAGACGAAGGCGGCTGCCGCCCATGGCCGTGCATCGCGCGGCAGCGGACGGATCAGGTGAACGCCGATCGCAGCCGCGAGTCCGGTGTTCAGGCCGATCCACACCGCATTGGCCAGCGCGAACGGGAGCGGCGTGAGGAGCACGAACGGGACCGCGACGATGGGTGCGTAGTGGTACTCGCCCAGCGGCCCGGCCGGCACCTGCGGCTGAGGTGGGTACAGCGGCTCGCCGCTGAGAATGTGCCGCGCCGCGAGGACATAGGCCCAGAGGTCGAATCCGTACGGTTGTTTCTCGATGAAGATGCCGAGCCCAGCGAGCCCGGCCAGCACCATCACGGCGACGCCGACCGCCCACACCAGACGCGGGGGGTGGGCGGCGTCGGCCTTCACGCCCTGCGAGTCTATGGGCGCGAGATATAGCCTCCGCAGCGAATGCGCGAGCCAAAGCTGGCCGGGGCGCTCCGCCGGAGTCCCGAAGTGACGGTCGAGCGCCGCTCCGATCCGCGCCTAGGTCTGGCGCTGCGCGTCGGCCTTGCACTCACCGCGACGGGGATCGCGTCCGCCGGCCTGGGCCGTCGCGCGTTGAGCGGGTCCAGCGCGGACGTGCCGCTCGCGATCGCGTTCGGTTGCTTCGTGGTCCTGCTCGTTCTTGCGACACTTCAGCGGCCGCCGCGTCTTTCGGTATGGGTCGGTCTCGTCATGACGGCAGGGCTCTACATCGCGACCGCAGTCGCGCTCGCCGGCGCACCGCTTGGCATGGCGGCGTACTTCGCCGCCGCCGCGTTCGCGGCGTGGCGCACGCCGCCGCATCTGCGCGCGTTCACCGTCGCCGCGTTCGCGCTGTGGACACCTGCCCTCGGTATCTTCGCCTCACCCGGGGTCACGGTGCTGCCCGCGCCAGTGTTCGCGGCGGCGATGTTCGCGCTCGCGTACACGGTCGCGGTGCTCGTCGACCCGTCCCGCGTCCATCCGTCGGATCGCCTGCGTCGGGTCGGCTTCGGCGTCGTCGCGATCGCGACCATGACCGCGGTCTTCGATAGACACCTCGCCGTGGGCTCCGCCGGTCTCGCGCCCGACGATCAGCTGGCGATCGTGGTCGCCTTCGGGTTGCCGCTCCTCGCGCACCTGCGGGTCCGGCCGTCGACGCGCGATGCGATCGCGAGTGGCCTGGTGCTCACGACTTTCGCGCTGGTCGGCCTCGCGTGCATTGTCGCGGTGCCGTATCACGCCGATGCCGTCGCCGCGCTGCATCGGGCTTCCGAGCTCTTCGTCGCGGGCCAGGATCCGTACAGCGTCTTCGATCTGCCCGAAGCTCTCGCGCGTTTCGACATGGACCCGCAGCTTGTCACGCATCTCCAGGGCGGCGGCTCCGTCCACACCTATAACTACCCGGCGCTCTCCTTCCTCGTCGTCGCGCCGTTCGTCGCTCTTGGCCTGGGCGACGTGCGGTGGGCGTTCCTCGTGGAGGTGCTCGTTCTCGGGATCCTCGCCACGTCTCGCATTCGACTGGCGTGGCGACCGATGGTGCTCTCCACGATCGTCGGCAACGCGATCGTGATCCGGCAGCAGATCCTCGCGGGGATCGATCCGTCATGGGTGCTGCTCATGGTCGCGTCGTGGCTCGCGATCGGCCGGACGTGGCTCTCGCCGGTCCTGCTCGGGTTCGCGTTCGCGGCGCGGCAGACAGCATGGTTCGTAGCGCCGTTCTACGTCGCACTCGTCTGGCAGCGGTGGGGCTGGCGCGAAGCGGTCCGGCGCGCGGTCATCACCGGAGCGGTCGCGCTCGCGGTGAATCTGCCGTTCATCATCGGCGCGCCGGATCGATTCATCGAGGGAGTGAGCGCGCCGATCCTCGGACCACTCGAGCCGGACGGTGTGGGGCTGGTGCGCTTTGGCGTCGCGGGAATAGGGCCGCTGTTCCCGCGCTGGGCCTACGGAGCGATCGCGCTCCTCCTGTTCGTGGCCCTGCTCGCGGCCGTCGTGCGTTGGCGGCGCGCCGTCACAAGTGCGCCGATGGTGTGGCCGTACGTGCCGGTGTACTTCGCATGGCGTTCGCTGCAGAACTACTTCGTGCTCGCGCCGCTGTTCATCTTCATCGCGGACGACGAGGTCGCGCCAGAAGTACCACGACCCGTAACGGACTAGGAGCGCTCCCCGCCACCGTCCCGATACCCGCTGCACTCCCGGCTGTCCAACAGTGGTCGCGAATGCGCCGCTTCTTCCCCCGTGACGTCCTTCTGATCGCGCGATTGCTGGCGGTCGCGGGCGCGCTGGCCTGGATCCTGATCGGCGGGCAAGCCACGCTCGCGTACGCGTTCATCGCGCTCGGCTTCCTGCTCGGGACCTCCGTCCTCGTCTGGCGCGTGGACGTCCGCCGCGGCGGCGTGCCTGCGCCGCTCTCCGAGACTCCCGGCGTCGTCGTGGTCGGCGATCTCGGCGCTGCCGCGCTGTGGATGATCGCGAGCGCGCCGAACGAGCGCAGCGTCGCGTTCGTTGTGGTCGTCGCGATCGGCGCTCTCGCGATGTACCGGCTCGGGAAGCATGGCGTGACCGCGACCGCAGCGGCCTACCTCATCGGTCGGATCGGTCAGGAGATCGTCCGCGTCAGCCTCGGGATACCGACACCGATCCCGCAGATCTTCGGCGAGACCATGGTCGTGATCCTTGTACTCATCATCCTCAGCGCGACCGTCGCCCACTACCGGGACGAGCAGCGCTCGGGTGCTCGCGCCCTGCGGCTCGCGCGCAGCCTGGAGCGCGTCGCGACGGACATCGGTCAGGAGACGACGCCGGAAGGACTGTTCCGTTCGATCACGCGCAACGCGCTGCTGCTGGTCGATGCGCACCACGCCACGATCAACCGACGCCGGGGTGACGAGTTCACGATCGTGGCCGGCGCGGGGACCGGGGAGCGTGCCGTCGGTGTTCGGGCGTCGGCACGCGCCGGCATCGTCGGCGCCGTCCTCCGCTCGCGGCGTGCGGTCGTGTTCGCCGACTACGCGGCCGATGCGACGGCGGTGCCCGCGATCAAGGAGATCGGCGTGCGGTCGATCGTCGGCGTGCCGATCGTCGTGCAGGGTGAGATCGCCGCGACGCTCACCGTCGGCCGGCTTCAGGTGCGACCGTTCGACGAGAACGACGTGTCTGCGCTCGAGGGCCTCGCATCGCACGCGTCGATCGCGCTACGCAACGCGCGCATCATCGAGCAGGCGCGCCGGGTCGAGACCGTGTCGCGCGAGCTGGCCGCGGAGACCGGTGCAACGTCAGATGTGATCCGCCGCATCGCGCAGGAGATGCACGAGGCGTACGACACCGAGTTCGTGCTGGTCACCGAGCTACGCGGCGAGATGGCGGTCGATCTCGCGGGCATCGGCCTCGCCGCTCCGCTCACCGCGCCGCAGGAGGTCGGGCCGCTCGTGCGGCGCGTGGTCAAGCGTCGCGAGGTCGTCAGCGTCCGCGACTACACGATCGAGATGCACGGCGAGACTGCCGGCCAGTCGGAGTTCCTCCGCGAGGCCGGCATCCATGCCGCGATGGCCGCGCCGGTGATGATGGGCAGCGAGGTGGTCGGGAGCGTCGGCATCGCCACGACCGACCCGGATCGCACGTTCGACGCGATCGACCGGCAGGGGCTCTTCGCGTTCGCGCAGCTCGCCGCCGCGGCCATGCGCTCGGCCCGGGTCCGGGAGGAGCGCGAGCAGCGGATCCGCCGGCTCTCGGCGCTCAACGACCTCGCGTGGAAGCTCGCGAGCGTTCACGAGCCGTTCGGCATCGCGCGCCTTGCGTACGAGGCCGCGGGAGCGCTCGTCGTGCGCGACTCCTTCTATGTCGCGCGCTACGACGCAGATAAGAAGGAGTTCGAGTTCGTCCTCCAGGCGGATGGCGTGGACCTCTGGAGCGGCGAGCGCTACCCACTGGGCACCGGACCGACGAGTCAGGTCGTCCTCACCGGGGAGACCTACCTGGTGCGGGACGCCGACGACCCCGTGCAGCGGCGAGGCGACACCTTCGGCGACACGACGCGACCGTCCGCCTCCGCGGTGCACGTCCCGCTGAAGAGCCGCGGACGGCTGGTCGGTGTGCTGTCGAGCCAGTCGTACCGGCCCGGCTCGTTCGACGACGAGGACATCGCAGTGCTCCAGTCGCTCGCCAACCTCGTAGCGACGGCGTTCGAGAACGCGGAGCACCTCGCGCAGATGCGCGAGCTCTACCTCGCATCGGTGAAGGCGCTCGCGGCCGCTGTCGATGCGCGCGATCCGTACACGCGGAGCCACTCCGCCCGCGTCGCAGCGCTGGCGCGGACGATCGCCGACGAGATGCGGATGACCGGGGATCAGCTGCGACGCGTGCAGCTCGGCGCGCTGCTGCACGACATCGGCAAGATCGGCGTGCCTGACGCGATCCTGAACAAGCCGGGTCCGCTCACCGCCGACGAATGGGTGCTGATGCGGACGCATCCCGCGGTCGGTGGCTCGATCCTCGCGGCGGTCGAGCCGCTCCGCGACCTTGTGCCGATCGTCACCGCGCACCACGAGCGCTTCGACGGTGCCGGTTATCCCGAGAAGCTGGCCGGGGACTCCGTCCCGATCGAGGCCTATGTCGTCGCGGCCGCGGATGCGTTCGAGGTCATCGTGAGCCGGCGCGCGTACAAGCAGGCGCAGAGCGTCGAGTTCGCGTGCGCCGAGCTCGTGCGCTGCCGCGGGACCCAGTTCCACCCCGACGTCGTCGACGCATTCCTTCGCGTCATCGATCGCGATCGCCAACACGGCGCGGCGTACCTGCGTCGCGTCGGCGCGATCGAAGAGGCCGATATGGAGAACGTCCCCGGGCCGGGCGGCGTACTCGAGCAGTTCGCCGCGTCGGCCCACGCGCACGGGCGGCAGCTCGCCATCCTGCAGCGCCTCGCGTCCGAGATCAGCGCGGTGCTGGACATCGACACGCTCGCCCAGCGGCTGCTGCGCATCGTCTGCGAATCGATGGGCTACGAGAACGGATTCCTCCTGACGCTCGACGAAAAGCACGCGAGCCTCGTCGTGCGCGCCGCGGTCGGGCCATCGGAGCCGTACGTCGGTCAGCTCCTCACGCGCGGGGTCGGGATCAGCTGGTGGGTCATCGACCACGGCCAGCTGCAGAACGTCACCGAGGCCCAGTCCGATCCGCGCTTCTACGGTCCACCGAACATCCAGTCCGTCCTGTGCGTGCCGCTGCAGCTCGGTGACGAGCGCGTCGGCGTGCTTGGCATCGAGAGCCCGCGCAGCCAGGCGTTCGGACGCGAGGACGAGGAGCTGCTCACGGCCGTTTCCCATCAGGTCGCGGCCGCCCTGCGCGTCGCGCGGCTGCATCAGGCCGCCAAGACGGCCGCGGCCACCGATCCGCTCACCGGGCTCCCGAATCGCCGCACGTTCTTCGCGCGCCTCGGGGCGGAGCTGGGGGGCGATCCGCTCGAGTCGGTCACGGTCGCGGTGCTCGACGTGAACGGGCTCAAGCAGCTCAATGACGAGTTCGGACACGGCGCAGGTGATGAGGCGCTCGTCCGGATCAGCGAGATGCTCTCCGCGGGGGTGCGCGACCGCGACACCGTCGCCCGCATCGGCGGCGACGAGTTCGCGATCCTGTTCCCCGGTGCGCCGCTGCTGGCTGCCGAACGCGTCATGCGCCGCGTTGCGAACAACATCGCCGAGGGCACGCTCGCCGACGGCCGGCGCCTTCCGACCATCGCCTGGGGCGTCGCCGATGCGTTGGACCGCCCGATCACCGTCGACACGCTCGTGGATGCGGCCGACCGGGCGATGTACCGGCACAAGCAGATGACACGAGGCTCGCGCGCGTCGCTCGCCTGACCTCGGCTAACATCTCCACATACCGGCAGCGACCGGGAAGAAGACCGACCCAGGTACCGATAGAGAAGGCGCGTCACCGGCTGGAAGCGCGCCGCGGTCAACAGGGACGGGAAGTCACCCGCGAGTCGGATCGGAGGCACCCGTTATCGGCCGAATGAGACTGCTGCGCTGATGCGCTGCGGTGAAGTCGGGTGGTACCACGGCGTTGTTCGTCCCGGACGAGCAGCGCTTTTTGTTTGCCCGCCCGTAAGAGAAGGAGGTCCGAGATGGCGATGACGAAAGAAAAGCTGGAACCACCGCAGTCGGTCGTGTCGTTCGCTGAGAAGCACTACCGTCCGTCGGCCGTCGAGCAGGACCTCTACGCGTGGTGGGAGCGCTCGGGTTTCTTCACGCCCGACGAGAGCAACCCGGGCAAGCCGTTCGTGCTGATGCTGCCGCTGCCGAACGTCACAGGCGATCTCCACCTGGGTCATGCGCTCGGCTTCGGCGGCTACGAGGACCTGATGGCGCGCTGGCACCGCATGCTCGGCGAGCCGACGCTCTACATGCCGGGCACCGACCACGCCGGGATCATCGCGCAGAAGGTGGTCGAGGACGAGCTCGCGAAGAACGAGATCGGCCGGAACGACCTGGGGCGCGAGAAGTTCCTGACCGAGATGTGGAAATGGATGGACCACTACCGGCCGCGCATCGAGAAGCAGCTGCGGCTCCTCGGGTGCTCGCTGGACTGGTCGCGTCGCAACTTCACGATGGAGCCATCGAAGCAGCGCGCCGTGCGCACGCATTTCATCCGGCTCTACAAGCGCGGTCATCTCTATCGCGCCGATCGCATCGTGCACTGGTGCCTTCGCTGCCAGACGACGTACTCCGACCTCGAGGTCGAGCACATCGAACGCACCGACTCGCTGTACTACGTGCGCTATCCGTGGGCGGACGCGAAGGCGGGCGATCCGCCGCTCATCATCGCGACGACACGCCCCGAGACGATCGTCGCGGACGTCGCGGTGGCGGTCCATCCCGACGACGAGCGCTGGAAACGATTCATCGGACGCGAGGTGCTGGTGCCGATGATCGAGCGGCGGGTGAAGGTGATCGCCGACGAGGCCGTGGATCCGAAGTTCGGGACCGGCGCGCTGAAGATCACACCCGGGCACGACGCCACCGACTTCGAGGTCGGGCAGCGCCACAGCCTGCCGGTCATCAGCGTCATCGACACGCGCGGCTACATGACACCGGCGGCCGGGCCCCTCGCCGGACCCGATCGCGATACCGGTCGCCGGATGGCGGTCGAGATGCTGAGAGACCACGGTCTCCTGGTGAAAGAGGAGCCGCTGACGCACGCGGTCGCCGTGCACGACCGCTGCAAGACGGTCGACGAGCCGCTGGTCATGAAGCAGTGGTGGGTGAAGATGCCGCCGCTCGCGGCGCCCGCGATCGCGGCGGTGCGCGAGGGCCGAGTCACGATCCATCCGCGCTACCAGGAGAAGATCTACTTCAACTGGATGGAGAACATCCGCGACTGGCCCGTGTCACGCCAGATCTGGTGGGGCCACTCCATCCCGGTGTGGTACTGCGGCAGCTGCGACGAGATCGTCGTGCCGGAGGAGGACGGTCCCGATCCGACGCGCTGCACGCGCTGTCGCAGCGACGACGTCACGCAGGACCCCGACGTGCTCGACACCTGGTTCTCGAGCGCGCTCTGGCCGTTCACGACGCTCGGCTGGCCCGACAAGACGCCCGATCTCAAGCGGTACTACCCCGGCAGCGTGCTCGAGACGGGCTACGACATCATCTTCTTCTGGGTGGCCCGCATGATCATGATGGGCATCGAGGACATTGGGGACATCCCGTTCCACACGGTGTACCTCCATGGTCTCGTTCTCGTCGATGGCGCGAAGATGAGCAAGTCGACGGGCAACGTGATCAGCCCGATCGGATTCATCGAGCAGTTCGGCGCCGACGCGCTTCGCTTCGCTCTTGTGAACGGCGTGGCCGCGGGGGCGGACCAGACGCTGTCCGAGGCCAAGCTTCAGAACGCGAGAGAGTTCGCGAACAAGCTCTGGAACATCAGCCGCTTCGCGCTGCACCACATCGACGAGCATGCCGAGGCGCTGCGCGAGTGGCGCTCGGATCGCACGCCGGCGCCGAGAGCGGGTGCGGGGTCGGCCGATCCGTCGCTCGGCCACGCCGACCGCTGGATCCTGTCGCGCACCGAGGCGACCGTCGCCGAGCTCACGCGACTCCTCGAGCACTACCTGTTCGGTGAGTACGCCTCCGCGCTGCAGCAGTTCGTGTGGGGGGAGTTCGCCGACGTCTACCTCGAGCTCGCGAAGGCCGGCCTGCGTGACGAGACGCGTGCGCTTGGCACGGTGCGAACGCTCGGATACGTGCTCGACCGGATCCTGCGTCTCGCGCACCCGATCGTCCCGTTCGTCAGCGACACCATCGCGCTCCAGCTGTGGCAGCGGCTGCCGAACACGGACCGCTCGCCGTCCCTTGTGATCGCGAAGTGGCCCAGCCCTGGGACCCGGTCCGTCGCGCTCGAAGAGCGGATGGAGATCGCGCTCGACCTGGTGCGCGCCATCCGGAATCTCCGCCAGGAGGCCGGAACGAAGCCGGGCGAGCGCGTGAAGACGACGCTCGGCGGCGACACGACCGCGATCCACGATCTTGCCGACCTGATCTCGCACCTTGCGCAGACCGAGATCTCGTTCGGAACCGGCAGCGGGCACGCCGCCGTCGTGCGTGCCATCGAGGTGCGCGTCGCGGTCGAGCGCGATCCGGCCGAACATCGCGCGCGGCTCGAGAAGGAGCTCACCGAGGCGAAGGAGACCCTGCGCCGCTCGCGCGATCTGCTGGCGCGTCCCGGCTTCGCGGAGAAGGCGCCGGCGAGCGTCGTCGCGAACGAGAAGGCCAAGCTCGCGGAACGCGAAGAGCGCGTCCGGTTGCTCGAAGAGGAGCTCCGCCGGGCCGCGTGAGCACGAGCGCCTACATCTGCGTCACCTGCGGGGTGCAGCAGGCGTCGAGCGCGTCGACGCCCGAGCGCTGCCCGATCTGCGAGGACGAGCGCCAGTACGTGCGCCAGGGCGGGCAGGCGTGGACGACGCTCCCCGAGCTCGCCGCGCAGGGTCACCGCGTCGAGCTACGCGAGATCGAGCCCGGCCTGACGGGGGTCGGGGCGCAGCCCGCGGTCGGCATCGGCCAGCGCGCACTCCTCGTTCGCACTCCCGGTGGCAACTTCCTCTGGGACTGTTTCGGCTTCATCGATGACGCGAGCGTGGCGGCGATCAAGGCGATGGGCGGCATCGCCGGCATCGCCATGTCGCATCCGCATTTCTACGGCGTGATGGTCGAATGGAGCCAGGCGTTCGGCCGATGTCCGATCTGGATCTCCGCCGACGACCGGACGTGGGTACAGCGCGAGGATCCAGCCATCGTCGAGTGGCGCGGCACCCGCGAAGTCCTGCCCGGCGTCACGCTGATCCAGACCGGCGGTCATTTCGAGGGAAGCGCGGTCCTGCATTGGGCTGCTGGAGCGCGAGGTCGCGGCGCGCTGCTCGTCGGCGACACGATCACCGTCGTCCCCGATGTGCGGGCCGTGAGCTTCATGCGCTCGTATCCCAACCTCATCCCGCTTCCGGCGGAGGAGATCCGCCGCATCGTCGCGGCCGTCAGGCCGTATCCCTTCGAGATCGTGTACGGAGGTTGGTGGGACCGCGTCACGCGCACTGACGGAAAGGGCGCGGTCGAACGATCGGCGCGCCGCTATCTCAAGTGGATCGGTGCGGAGGACGACCTGTAGCGGAGTGAGGCGAGAGCAGCGTCGAGTGCTGGCGTAAGCGGCCGACCGAGCGGCTGGCGGGTAAGAGTTCGGCGCGACGGCGGCTATGACTTCGGCTATCCAGAAGTGTGACGACTGTGGCGCAGTTCGGGAGCATGCTCACCACATGTTCAAAGCCTTCGCCGCGCTCTTGGTGTTCGTCGCTATCTCGTGCGCGCCGACGATTGTCGATGCGCCACCGACTGCGTCACCTACGGATTTCGTTGCGTCTCACCCGCCGACGATCGCTCCGACGAGCTTTGCTCCCGCGCCGGGCACCTTCTCGATGGCAACCGACAGAGAGATGAACGCTTTCGCAGCGGATCGCGGAGCGCTGATCGCGTTCAGCACGAAAGAAGGCCCGCCGCCTTATTCGTCGAAGATCCTGCGCGCCGAGGCGCCAAACGGACCCTGGAAGACCGTGTTCGAGACC from Candidatus Limnocylindria bacterium encodes:
- a CDS encoding hydrolase, whose protein sequence is MSTSAYICVTCGVQQASSASTPERCPICEDERQYVRQGGQAWTTLPELAAQGHRVELREIEPGLTGVGAQPAVGIGQRALLVRTPGGNFLWDCFGFIDDASVAAIKAMGGIAGIAMSHPHFYGVMVEWSQAFGRCPIWISADDRTWVQREDPAIVEWRGTREVLPGVTLIQTGGHFEGSAVLHWAAGARGRGALLVGDTITVVPDVRAVSFMRSYPNLIPLPAEEIRRIVAAVRPYPFEIVYGGWWDRVTRTDGKGAVERSARRYLKWIGAEDDL
- a CDS encoding GAF domain-containing protein, producing the protein MRRFFPRDVLLIARLLAVAGALAWILIGGQATLAYAFIALGFLLGTSVLVWRVDVRRGGVPAPLSETPGVVVVGDLGAAALWMIASAPNERSVAFVVVVAIGALAMYRLGKHGVTATAAAYLIGRIGQEIVRVSLGIPTPIPQIFGETMVVILVLIILSATVAHYRDEQRSGARALRLARSLERVATDIGQETTPEGLFRSITRNALLLVDAHHATINRRRGDEFTIVAGAGTGERAVGVRASARAGIVGAVLRSRRAVVFADYAADATAVPAIKEIGVRSIVGVPIVVQGEIAATLTVGRLQVRPFDENDVSALEGLASHASIALRNARIIEQARRVETVSRELAAETGATSDVIRRIAQEMHEAYDTEFVLVTELRGEMAVDLAGIGLAAPLTAPQEVGPLVRRVVKRREVVSVRDYTIEMHGETAGQSEFLREAGIHAAMAAPVMMGSEVVGSVGIATTDPDRTFDAIDRQGLFAFAQLAAAAMRSARVREEREQRIRRLSALNDLAWKLASVHEPFGIARLAYEAAGALVVRDSFYVARYDADKKEFEFVLQADGVDLWSGERYPLGTGPTSQVVLTGETYLVRDADDPVQRRGDTFGDTTRPSASAVHVPLKSRGRLVGVLSSQSYRPGSFDDEDIAVLQSLANLVATAFENAEHLAQMRELYLASVKALAAAVDARDPYTRSHSARVAALARTIADEMRMTGDQLRRVQLGALLHDIGKIGVPDAILNKPGPLTADEWVLMRTHPAVGGSILAAVEPLRDLVPIVTAHHERFDGAGYPEKLAGDSVPIEAYVVAAADAFEVIVSRRAYKQAQSVEFACAELVRCRGTQFHPDVVDAFLRVIDRDRQHGAAYLRRVGAIEEADMENVPGPGGVLEQFAASAHAHGRQLAILQRLASEISAVLDIDTLAQRLLRIVCESMGYENGFLLTLDEKHASLVVRAAVGPSEPYVGQLLTRGVGISWWVIDHGQLQNVTEAQSDPRFYGPPNIQSVLCVPLQLGDERVGVLGIESPRSQAFGREDEELLTAVSHQVAAALRVARLHQAAKTAAATDPLTGLPNRRTFFARLGAELGGDPLESVTVAVLDVNGLKQLNDEFGHGAGDEALVRISEMLSAGVRDRDTVARIGGDEFAILFPGAPLLAAERVMRRVANNIAEGTLADGRRLPTIAWGVADALDRPITVDTLVDAADRAMYRHKQMTRGSRASLA
- a CDS encoding valine--tRNA ligase — translated: MTKEKLEPPQSVVSFAEKHYRPSAVEQDLYAWWERSGFFTPDESNPGKPFVLMLPLPNVTGDLHLGHALGFGGYEDLMARWHRMLGEPTLYMPGTDHAGIIAQKVVEDELAKNEIGRNDLGREKFLTEMWKWMDHYRPRIEKQLRLLGCSLDWSRRNFTMEPSKQRAVRTHFIRLYKRGHLYRADRIVHWCLRCQTTYSDLEVEHIERTDSLYYVRYPWADAKAGDPPLIIATTRPETIVADVAVAVHPDDERWKRFIGREVLVPMIERRVKVIADEAVDPKFGTGALKITPGHDATDFEVGQRHSLPVISVIDTRGYMTPAAGPLAGPDRDTGRRMAVEMLRDHGLLVKEEPLTHAVAVHDRCKTVDEPLVMKQWWVKMPPLAAPAIAAVREGRVTIHPRYQEKIYFNWMENIRDWPVSRQIWWGHSIPVWYCGSCDEIVVPEEDGPDPTRCTRCRSDDVTQDPDVLDTWFSSALWPFTTLGWPDKTPDLKRYYPGSVLETGYDIIFFWVARMIMMGIEDIGDIPFHTVYLHGLVLVDGAKMSKSTGNVISPIGFIEQFGADALRFALVNGVAAGADQTLSEAKLQNAREFANKLWNISRFALHHIDEHAEALREWRSDRTPAPRAGAGSADPSLGHADRWILSRTEATVAELTRLLEHYLFGEYASALQQFVWGEFADVYLELAKAGLRDETRALGTVRTLGYVLDRILRLAHPIVPFVSDTIALQLWQRLPNTDRSPSLVIAKWPSPGTRSVALEERMEIALDLVRAIRNLRQEAGTKPGERVKTTLGGDTTAIHDLADLISHLAQTEISFGTGSGHAAVVRAIEVRVAVERDPAEHRARLEKELTEAKETLRRSRDLLARPGFAEKAPASVVANEKAKLAEREERVRLLEEELRRAA